The DNA window GGATATTCGCTTTTCAAAAGACAAAACGCCCTATAAAACAAATATGGGTTTGTTTTTTGTTCCCGGAGGTAAAAAATCAAATAATGCCGGATACTACTTGCACATTGAGCCGGGAAATTCCTTTGTTGGTGGAGGAAATCATATGCCACAGGCAGATTCTCTAAAAAAAATAAGAGAGGAGATTTTTAGTAATCCGCAAGAATTCAAAAATATATTGGAGGACAAACAATTTCAGGATGTTTTTGGCAATTTACAAGGAGACAAACTGAGTAGGCCACCCAAAGGCTTTGATCCTGATTTTGAAGATATTGAGTTTTTGAAATTTAAAAGTTTCACTGTTTTTCAAAAATTATCAGACACAGAAGTGTTGTCAAAAGACTTGCTAAACAATGTTATAGAAAAATTCAGAATTATGAAGGATTTTAATGCTTTCCTCAATAAGGCAATATCATAAAAATAGACTTGTTATTTGAAAACCTGCAAAAGCAAAAATCCAGGCAATTCCCATCGAAAATGCGATATAAATAATGGTATATTTCCATTTTTGAGCTTCTCGATGAAAAACAGTAGTTGCAGCAATACATGGAATGTAAAGAAGGACAAACAACAAGAACGATATAGCAGTTGCTACCGAGTAGGCATCATCATTTCTTAATTTTTCCTGTAAACTTTTGTTCCCAGTGTATTCAGAATCTCCAAGAGAAAAAATAGTGGCAATTGTCGAAACAACAATTTCTTTTCCAGCAATTCCTGAAACCAGACTAATGCCCAATCGCCAGTCAAACCCCAATGGCTTGATTGCAGGTTCAATAAACTTTCCAAGTCGACCGATTAAGGAGAACTGCATTTGTTCACTATCTCGCTCTTTTGCTAATTTAGCCAAATAGCTTTCTTTCAATTCAAGGGTGTGGGCATCGCTTTGTAAAACCTGTTGCTCAAGAGCTGTATAGTGATCCGTGATTTTCTCACTTTGAGGAAAGTTACTTCCTAGCCAAATTATGACGGAGGCAATTAAAATAATGGTGGCAGCTTTTTTTAAATACATCGAAGCTTTATGCCACATTTGCCACATTAAGCTCTTTGGAGTAGGAAATCTGTAAGGTGGCAGCTCCATTACAAATGG is part of the Bacteroidota bacterium genome and encodes:
- a CDS encoding DUF2461 domain-containing protein, which codes for MDQAISYLKRLSSNNNREWFNDNKKEFESIKSYFEEFSQLLISGISVFDSSISELKPKDTMFRIYRDIRFSKDKTPYKTNMGLFFVPGGKKSNNAGYYLHIEPGNSFVGGGNHMPQADSLKKIREEIFSNPQEFKNILEDKQFQDVFGNLQGDKLSRPPKGFDPDFEDIEFLKFKSFTVFQKLSDTEVLSKDLLNNVIEKFRIMKDFNAFLNKAIS